In a genomic window of Nevskiales bacterium:
- the metC gene encoding cystathionine beta-lyase, translating into PRRKDTQLTHAGRNPRQQHGIVNPAVYHASTVLFPTLDALEQSHVRPFEGVSYGRYGTPTHFAFEQALCELDGAHGAVTTSSGLAAIHIALTAFLGQGDHVLVTDPVYGPTRKLCDGLLDKQGIQTTYYDPRIGSGIDGLMRPNTRVVYVESPGSLTFELQDVPAIAQAAHRHGAVVLMDNTWATPLFFPALAQGVDVCVHAATKYLVGHADAMLGVITCTEACYDAVKRTAVAVGNCAGPDDVYLGLRGLRTLGPRLRRHQQAALALCEWLRRQPEVERLLYPALPEHPDHALWRRDFSGASGLFGVVLEPCSRAALAAMLEGLQLFGMGYSWGGYESLALPVPAESIRMQRTATNWPHAGPLLRLHAGLEDPQDLIDDLAAGFERFRKIKNGTG; encoded by the coding sequence CCCCGCCGCAAGGACACGCAGCTCACTCACGCGGGCCGCAACCCGCGCCAGCAGCACGGCATCGTCAACCCCGCGGTCTACCACGCCTCGACCGTGCTGTTCCCCACGCTCGACGCGCTGGAACAATCGCATGTCAGACCCTTCGAGGGCGTCAGCTATGGGCGCTACGGCACGCCCACGCACTTCGCCTTCGAGCAGGCGCTGTGCGAGCTGGATGGCGCCCATGGCGCCGTGACCACCAGCTCGGGCCTGGCCGCCATCCACATCGCGCTGACCGCCTTTCTCGGGCAGGGCGATCATGTGCTGGTGACGGATCCGGTATACGGCCCGACCCGAAAGCTGTGCGACGGCCTGCTCGACAAACAGGGCATCCAAACCACCTATTACGATCCACGCATTGGCTCCGGCATTGACGGCTTGATGCGTCCCAACACCCGCGTGGTTTACGTCGAGTCGCCGGGCTCGCTGACCTTCGAACTGCAGGACGTCCCGGCCATCGCGCAGGCCGCACACCGTCACGGCGCCGTGGTATTGATGGACAACACCTGGGCCACCCCGCTGTTCTTCCCGGCGCTGGCGCAGGGCGTGGACGTGTGCGTGCATGCCGCGACCAAGTATCTCGTCGGCCATGCAGATGCCATGCTGGGCGTGATCACCTGCACGGAGGCCTGCTACGACGCTGTCAAGCGCACGGCGGTGGCGGTGGGCAACTGCGCCGGGCCGGACGATGTGTACCTGGGCTTGCGTGGCCTGCGTACGCTCGGCCCCCGACTGCGGCGGCACCAGCAGGCCGCGCTCGCGCTATGCGAATGGCTGCGTCGACAGCCCGAGGTCGAGCGACTGCTCTATCCGGCGCTGCCGGAACACCCCGACCACGCGCTGTGGCGGCGCGACTTCAGCGGCGCCAGCGGACTGTTCGGGGTGGTACTCGAGCCCTGCTCGCGCGCCGCGCTGGCGGCCATGCTGGAAGGCCTGCAGCTGTTCGGCATGGGCTACAGCTGGGGCGGCTATGAGAGCCTGGCGCTGCCGGTCCCCGCCGAATCGATTCGTATGCAACGCACCGCCACGAACTGGCCGCACGCCGGGCCGCTGCTGCGGTTGCATGCGGGGCTGGAAGATCCCCAGGACCTGATCGACGATCTGGCCGCAGGCTTCGAAAGATTCAGAAAGATAAAGAACGGGACAGGGTAG
- the nadC gene encoding carboxylating nicotinate-nucleotide diphosphorylase, with the protein MNGTLPDNIPETVARALAEDIGSGDLTARLIPEGKAARAQVISRETAVLCGQAWFDEVFRQCDGSIRVHWQARDGDLIGANQPLCTIDGPARPMLTAERTALNFLQTLSGTATLVRRYVDKVRGTRAKILDTRKTIPGLRAAQKYAVRCGGGENHRHGLYDGILIKENHIIAAGSIAAAVAAAFRLNAGVPVQVEAETLAEVEEALQAGADMVLLDNFPIHQLSTAVRMRQRFRLPDGSYPLFEASGNVDLSNVRLVADAGVDRISIGSLTKHINAIDLSMRFEL; encoded by the coding sequence ATGAACGGCACGCTGCCCGACAACATCCCGGAAACCGTGGCGCGCGCGCTGGCGGAGGACATCGGCAGCGGCGATCTCACGGCGCGGCTGATCCCGGAGGGCAAGGCCGCGCGCGCGCAGGTGATCTCGCGCGAGACCGCAGTGCTCTGCGGCCAGGCCTGGTTCGATGAAGTCTTCCGCCAGTGCGACGGCAGCATCCGGGTACACTGGCAGGCGCGCGACGGTGACCTGATCGGCGCCAACCAACCGCTCTGCACGATCGACGGCCCGGCGCGGCCCATGCTCACGGCCGAACGCACGGCACTCAACTTCCTGCAGACGCTGTCCGGCACGGCCACCCTGGTGCGGCGTTACGTGGACAAGGTGCGCGGCACGCGCGCGAAAATCCTCGATACGCGCAAGACCATCCCGGGGCTGCGCGCGGCGCAGAAGTATGCCGTGCGCTGCGGCGGCGGCGAGAACCACCGCCACGGTTTGTATGACGGCATCCTCATCAAGGAGAACCACATCATCGCCGCCGGCTCGATCGCCGCCGCCGTCGCGGCAGCCTTTCGCCTGAATGCCGGCGTGCCGGTGCAGGTCGAGGCGGAGACGCTGGCGGAGGTGGAGGAAGCCCTGCAGGCCGGCGCCGACATGGTGCTGCTCGACAATTTCCCCATCCACCAGCTCAGCACGGCCGTACGCATGCGCCAGCGCTTCCGCCTGCCCGACGGCAGCTACCCGCTGTTCGAGGCCTCCGGCAACGTCGATCTGAGCAACGTGCGGCTGGTCGCGGATGCTGGGGTGGACCGCATCTCCATCGGCAGCCTGACCAAGCACATCAACGCCATCGACCTGTCGATGCGTTTCGAGCTATGA
- the argF gene encoding ornithine carbamoyltransferase — translation MAKRDFLTLMDCTPQELRRLIERAIELKRMLRHRDVYEPLKNRTLAMLFEKSSTRTRVSFEVAMAQFGGHALFLSPRDTQLGRGEPVADTARVLGRMADAVMIRNHSQAVQQEFAAHSPAPVINGLSNLHHPCQLLADMQTWLEHRGEIRGRTAAWIGDGNNMCHSWIEGARQFGYRLRIAAPRGYAPNADILAAAGDTAVVVDSPEDAVRDADLVVTDVWASMGQESEQTARAEAFRRYQVNEALMALARPDALFMHCLPAHRGEEVTAAVIDGPHSVVWDEAENRLHAQKALLEFLLT, via the coding sequence ATGGCCAAGCGCGACTTCCTCACGCTCATGGACTGCACGCCGCAGGAGCTGCGGCGGCTGATCGAGCGCGCGATCGAACTCAAGCGCATGCTCCGCCACCGCGACGTCTACGAGCCGCTCAAGAATCGCACGCTGGCCATGCTGTTCGAGAAGAGCTCCACGCGCACGCGCGTGTCCTTCGAGGTGGCGATGGCGCAGTTCGGCGGTCATGCGCTGTTCCTGTCCCCGCGCGACACCCAGCTCGGCCGCGGCGAACCGGTGGCCGACACCGCGCGGGTGCTCGGTCGCATGGCCGATGCGGTGATGATCCGCAACCACTCGCAGGCGGTGCAGCAGGAGTTCGCCGCGCATTCGCCGGCGCCGGTGATCAACGGCCTGTCCAACCTGCACCACCCCTGCCAGCTGCTCGCCGACATGCAGACCTGGCTCGAGCACCGCGGCGAGATTCGCGGGCGCACCGCGGCCTGGATCGGGGACGGCAACAACATGTGCCATTCCTGGATTGAGGGCGCGCGCCAGTTCGGCTACCGGCTGCGCATCGCCGCGCCGCGCGGCTATGCGCCCAACGCCGACATCCTGGCCGCGGCCGGCGACACGGCCGTGGTGGTGGATTCACCCGAGGATGCGGTACGCGACGCCGATCTGGTCGTGACCGACGTCTGGGCCAGCATGGGCCAGGAAAGCGAACAGACCGCGCGCGCGGAGGCCTTCCGCCGCTACCAGGTGAACGAGGCCCTGATGGCGCTGGCCCGGCCCGACGCGCTGTTCATGCACTGCCTGCCGGCGCACCGCGGCGAAGAGGTCACGGCTGCGGTGATCGACGGACCGCACAGTGTGGTCTGGGACGAGGCCGAGAACCGCCTGCACGCCCAGAAGGCATTACTTGAGTTTTTGCTGACCTGA